Proteins encoded in a region of the Xiphophorus couchianus chromosome 11, X_couchianus-1.0, whole genome shotgun sequence genome:
- the hspb1 gene encoding heat shock protein beta-1, translating to MAEKRIPFTMQRTPSWDPFRDLHQTSRIFDQAFGLPPVFEDFPGFPTTHWPGYMRPSLMGPDIMMPSGPMMYHPGHMMAHQARALSRQMSSGMSEIKQTQDNWKISLDVPHFSPEELVVKTKDGVLEISAKHEERKDEHGFVSRSFTRKYTLPPTANIEKVTSSLSPEGILTVEAPINKPALEYSETTIPVNVESSGAVAKK from the exons ATGGCCGAGAAACGCATTCCCTTCACCATGCAGCGCACCCCGAGCTGGGACCCGTTCCGGGACCTGCACCAAACCAGCCGCATCTTCGACCAGGCGTTCGGCCTCCCGCCCGTGTTTGAGGACTTCCCTGGGTTCCCCACCACCCACTGGCCCGGGTACATGAGGCCGTCGCTCATGGGCCCGGACATCATGATGCCCTCCGGCCCCATGATGTACCACCCGGGCCACATGATGGCCCACCAAGCCAGGGCCCTGTCCCGGCAGATGAGCAGCGGGATGTCCGAGATCAAGCAGACGCAGGACAACTGGAAGATCTCCCTGGACGTCCCCCATTTCTCACCTGAGGAGCTGGTGGTGAAGACCAAGGACGGTGTTTTGGAAATTTCTG CCAAGCATGAAGAAAGGAAGGATGAACATGGTTTTGTGTCAAGAAGCTTTACCAGAAAATACAC TCTGCCCCCTACTGCCAACATCGAGAAGGTGACGTCCTCTCTGTCTCCTGAGGGCATCCTGACTGTGGAGGCTCCAATCAACAAGCCAGCCCTGGAGTACTCTGAGACCACCATTCCTGTAAACGTGGAGAGCTCAGGAGCCGTGGCCAAGAAGTAG